TACAACTAAGTGAAGTTGAGGCAGGCCATAATGACGAGCTCCTATCAAATTTTTCAGAAATGCTTTCGGTAATTCGATCCTTTGATGATGGAAGCCGTGAGGCGATGAATCTGTATCGTGGAGAGCCGCTTCACTGTCGTGAGGGAGAAACCTTTTTAGCTAACTTTGTTACGGAGCATTCTGCCCGCCGCAAGCGCGTGTTTTCTCTCGCAGATATTGACCTTTCTTTTGAGATTCCAGATTCGGTGGTTCTGCCTCATCATGATGAGTATATTGCTGTTTTAGTTGATCAGTTGATCTCAAACGCCTATGATGCGTGTAAAGGGGGGCAGGGACGGGCGGTGTCCTTTTCTGCAGAACAGCATGCTGATACGTGTGTTATTCGGGTGGAAGATTCTGGGCGCGGAATTCCCTATGCCCAACAGCGACACATTTTTACACCATTTTTTACGACAAAGAATAAGCATTTGGGGGTAGGGTTGTACACGCTGCGACGATATGTTGAGACATGGGGCGGACGCGTTTCGGTCTACTCTGTTCCGCAAAACGGTACAACAATCACCCTGCATATACCCCTTTGATCCTTGAGGAGGATGAAGTATGAAAATTTTGTTATTGGAAGAGAGTCGTGGGTTTCGGGATACCTTGCACGACGCGTTACAAAAAGCCGGTCACGAGCCCGCCTTATGTCATGACAGCGGGGCGTTTATTGAGGCTGCTTTGTCTGTAGGATATGATTGTGCGGTCATTGATGTGCGGAGCTGGTTTCGTGGTGAGGCCTTGTATTCGTATATGAATATTTTGGAAAAGATGGATCCGATTCCCATGCTTTTTCATCATACGCCGGAGGGGTTTAAAACCCTTGATGGCCGTGAGCCGGTTGCGGAAGATATCGTCTTGGAAGGTTCATGCAGTGTAGACGATATTGTGCAGGCATTATAATACGTATTGAAAGAATTACTGACACTATAACAGGGGAAGGCTCATCTTGAAAGGTATTGCTGAGTATATAAAAGATCGCGGGCATGACTCCACCATCTGGGCATTGTGGGCGTGGAATGGTGTAATTACAGAAGAGGAAATTCGTTTGCAGTTGGGGAAACTGGGTGAAACCGGTGTAGACGGTGTTATTATCCGTCCCTCCTCCGATATGTTTCCCCTGTACCTTTCAGATGAGTTTTGGAAGCTCTTTGATGTGCTCTTGTCTATTGCCCGTGAGCGGGGAGTATCCGTCATGCTCGGAGATGACTTCAGTCGTCCCGGTGAGTCTCCCTTTCTTGCCGATGTGAGTGGGAAGCAGCATTTGCGGGCAGCACGTTTGGCGGTTGAAGAAGAACATAATCTGGAAGAGGGGGATACCTTTAACTTCACTCCTTCTCCGGTACGTAAGCAGTACGTTGTTGCTGTGCAAAGAAATAAGCGGAAGATATACCTCTCTGATGCACAAACCTTGTTTGACGGAGAAGGTTCAGAACACGTAGAGTGGGCTGTTCCTGAAGGGCACTGGAAAGTGGTGGTGTTTGAGGTTACCTATGATGCGAGCTGTGATGGAGAGTATTTACCCAATTTCTTCAGTATGAAAGCTGGTCAAACCTACGTAAATGTCGTTCTCGATGAGTTTGCACAGCGCTATCTCCCGACCTACGAAGATGTATTTCGCGGTGTGTTTTGTGAAGTTCCGGCTCTTCTTCCCTCAAAAGCAGGGGTTCCTTGGGATGATGACCTCCTTATTTCCAAATATCGCTCACGATATAAACGCAATCTTATTGAAACAATGCCTGCCCTGTTCTATGAAGTTGCCGATAATGAAATAAAGTATCGTCCTCATGTGTACAGTTTTCTTCAGGATACCCTGTACGACCGCTTTCCCGCAGTGGTTGATAAATGGGTGAAACAAAACTCCCTCTCTTTGTGGGTTGCTGGGCCAGAAGGTGATCGCGCTGGTGGTTCCCAGTATCTACCAGATTTATTCTCTCATCCCAAGGGTGATTTCGATGTTATTGGTACGTGTCGACGAGGCTCTCGGCGCGTAAATGACATATCTCTGCTTTCTCTGCTTGCTCGAGCCCGTATGGAAAACAAACCCGTTTTTTCTATTCTGGGGCGTAGTGTGCGCATGGATGGCGCCAGCATCGGTGAGCTCAAACAGGAAGCTCTGTTCTTTGCCGTTAACGGAGTTTCTCATATTATTATTGATGGGATTAAGTTTAATAGAAATTACCGCTACGAAGAGGTGTCACCGCAGGTCTTATCCTTCGGGTCACCGGATTTTTTCACCATGAAAGATCTTGTGACACTCACGCGGAGTAATCTGAATTTCTCTGCTCAGTGTGAACGCTATGGCGATTCCGTCGCTGTGGTATTCCCTAGCTCTTCAATTATGTCAGATTATAATCCCGATTCACCCACGGCAATAAAGACGGCCTATCGAAATATTATGGAGAGTATCGCCTGTCTCCAAGAGTTGGGTATTAATTTTGAAGTTGTTGATGAGCAGATGCTCTTGGACTGTGAAATTACCAAGGACGGGGTGCTTCTTCATAAAGATGATGAGTATTCAAGCATCACCGGGGTGATTTTTCCCTATGCGCGGCTCATAAATAACTCCTTCTTTGTAAAAGTTGAACAGATGTCAAAGAAAAAGATAGCCCTCTTTTTTGTAGATGCTCCCCCTGAAGGAAGTTTTGATGATGGTCATAGCCCCAGTTTTATTAAACGGGTTCATAAGTTGGTTCGGGCAAAGACAAAGCGCGTTGACTATGGTTCCTGTGAAAAATTACGGGAGATGTTTGCAGAAGATAGCTTTCGTGGGGAGATAAAAACAAAGGGTATTACCAACCCTGCAGTACTATGGAAAAAGAATGTAGAAATTAATGGGGTAGATGGGTACTGGCTTTTTAATGCAGGTACTGAAGATTCAACCCTCCGTCTCTTTCCCTACGAAAACACCGAGGATGATGAGAATGGCGATCGATATATTGCATACGATATAACAACGGGAAATACCCTGCGCATTGATTTGGAATCGCATAATCGTGATCTGTTTACTCTCTTTCCTGGGCAATCACTCTTTATGAGCTACGATGAAGAATCGCGGGAAGAGACCCCCATTACGAATAAGTACCGTATAAAACTGAAAGAGGATCGATGGAAGTTCGATACTGATTCCTTAAATAGCTTTCCGCTCTCTCGCTGGAGCAGCAAGATTGGCATTAACCGAAACGCGGGAAGTCTGACGTATTATAGTGAGGGGCATTTTGTATCACATGAGTTTGGGTATGAGGCATACCTCGTATTTCTCGATAGCATCCCCCATGATAAGGGGACTCTTAATAAACGTTTTCGTGTTTCCTTGAATGGTCGCGAGCTTCTTCCCATGAAAAAGCGTATTCCTGAGCAGGATGGGAAAGCCGCCTTTTTTGATGACTCATCGACCTTACTTATTTATGATATGTCAGAGGCTGTTGTAAAGGGGAATAATCGGGTCCTAATCCTTTCAAATGGCGAACCAGATTTGCCAGACCCTGTTAAGTACCCGCCTTTTGTAGCGGTTGATAACCCCGTAGATAAATCGGGTAAGGTGTGGACGGTTATTGGAAAGCGAAAAAATGACGTGTATGAGTGGGGCGGTTTTGGATATCCCTTTCTCTTGGGCACGGGGGTGTACTCCATGACCTTTGAAGTGCCTAATTTATTTGAAAGCATTTATTTGAATTTTACGAAGCTCTCAGGAAGTGCAGAGGTGATTCTGAATGGAGTTTCCTACGGGGTGTTACAGTGGTCGCCGTATCGCTTAAATATTACGGAGCAGATAAAACTGAAAGAGCGGAATGAACTGGTTGTAAAGGTTCAGAATACCCTTGATGTGATTAATCATCTCAGTGCTGAGAAATCGGGGATTCTTGGGCCGGTATATTTGGATATATATGGGGATAAATCAAGTGAGAAATCCTTGGAAGAGGATGAGGAAGTTGTTCGTGATGATTTTGATGAATAGTTATTTATACAATGGAGGATGTAATGGCTGAGAAGTACGTTTATTCCTGGGGTGGTGGTACCGCCGAGGGTAATGCTACGATGAAACAGGAGCTTGGCGGAAAAGGGGCAAACCTTGCTGAGATGACAACCATCGGTGTACCGGTTCCACCGGGGTTTACCGTTTCAACTAAGGTGTGTGGGTACTATTACTCACATAATGAGACTCTTCCTTCGACTCTGGAAGCTGAGATAACGGAGCACATTGCCCGTTTAGAGAAAAACAAAGGTGCAACCTTCGGTGATCTTGAAAATCCTCTCCTCGTATCAGTTCGTTCCGGTGCTGCTGTATCAATGCCCGGCATGATGGATACGGTATTGAACCTTGGCTTAAACGATGATGTTGCTGCGGCCATGGGGAAGAAAATTAACAATGAGCGTATGGCCTACGACTCGTATCGCCGCTTTATCAACATGTTTGGTGATGTGGTAATGGGTGTTGATCACCACAAATTTGAAGTAAAACTCTCTGAGGCAAAGAAAAAGGCCGGTGTGCAGAACGATAATGAGCTTTCTGCAGATGAGCTGAAAGAAGTCTGTCAAGAGTATAAAAAAGTATACGAAGCTGAAACAGGCGAAGCCTTCCCCACAGATGCACGGGACCAGCTGGATAAATCTATCATGGCGGTAATTAAGTCATGGATGACGCCTCGGGCAGAGCTCTATCGCCAAAAAGAAAAAATCTTCGGTCTTGAAGGTACGGCGGTGAATGTACAGGCCATGGCCTTTGGTAATATGGGACAGGATTCCGGTACGGGTGTTGCCTTTACTCGCGACCCTTCCTTGGGAACCAATGAGTTCTACGGTGAGTTCCTGGTGGACGCGCAGGGTGAAGATGTTGTTGCCGGTATTCGAACTCCCATGCCGATTAAAGAAATGAAAACCGTATGGCCTGATATCTATAAAGAGCTTGATGACATTCGTCTGAAACTTGAAAAACACTACGGTGATATGCAGGATGTGGAGTTTACCATTGAAAAGGGTAAGCTGTATATGTTGCAGACTCGTACAGGGAAACGAACTGGTCTTGCAGCGGTGAAAATTGCCTGGGACATGGTGCAGGAAGGAAAGATTTCCAAAGAAGAAGCCCTGAAGCGAATTGATGGTGATCATCTCAATCAGCTTCTCTTTCCTATTCTTAATCCTTCTGAGAAGGCTTCGGCAATCTCAGATAATCGTCTCTTCTCAACAGGTCTTCCCGCTGGCCCCGGTGCTGCCACAGGACAGGTTGTATTTACTGCTGACGATGCTGTTGCATGGCATAAGCAGGGTAAAAATGTTATCTTGGTACGAAAAGAAACATCCCCTGAAGATGTGGCCGGTATGGCATCTGCCGAGGCATGTATTACTTCCACAGGTGGTATGACTTCTCATGCGGCAGTGGTTGCTCGTTCATGGGGTAAGTGTTGTGTTGTTGGTGCCGGTGATTTAGCCATTGACTATGATGCAAAGACTGTTACCTGCAATGGTATGACGGTTAAAGAGGGTGATATCCTTGCCGTTGACGGATCTACCGGTGAAATGATTGTTGGCGAGATTCCTACCTCTGCATCTCCCGTGATTGCCGGTGTTGTTGATGGTGATACAGAGGCACAGA
Above is a genomic segment from Chitinivibrio alkaliphilus ACht1 containing:
- a CDS encoding sensor histidine kinase, translated to MQVASTLIGQCLSREDARYRAVAQKATAVLGINYHKLRNVMGGISGLVQLSEVEAGHNDELLSNFSEMLSVIRSFDDGSREAMNLYRGEPLHCREGETFLANFVTEHSARRKRVFSLADIDLSFEIPDSVVLPHHDEYIAVLVDQLISNAYDACKGGQGRAVSFSAEQHADTCVIRVEDSGRGIPYAQQRHIFTPFFTTKNKHLGVGLYTLRRYVETWGGRVSVYSVPQNGTTITLHIPL
- a CDS encoding response regulator, with the protein product MKILLLEESRGFRDTLHDALQKAGHEPALCHDSGAFIEAALSVGYDCAVIDVRSWFRGEALYSYMNILEKMDPIPMLFHHTPEGFKTLDGREPVAEDIVLEGSCSVDDIVQAL
- the ppdK gene encoding pyruvate, phosphate dikinase; translation: MAEKYVYSWGGGTAEGNATMKQELGGKGANLAEMTTIGVPVPPGFTVSTKVCGYYYSHNETLPSTLEAEITEHIARLEKNKGATFGDLENPLLVSVRSGAAVSMPGMMDTVLNLGLNDDVAAAMGKKINNERMAYDSYRRFINMFGDVVMGVDHHKFEVKLSEAKKKAGVQNDNELSADELKEVCQEYKKVYEAETGEAFPTDARDQLDKSIMAVIKSWMTPRAELYRQKEKIFGLEGTAVNVQAMAFGNMGQDSGTGVAFTRDPSLGTNEFYGEFLVDAQGEDVVAGIRTPMPIKEMKTVWPDIYKELDDIRLKLEKHYGDMQDVEFTIEKGKLYMLQTRTGKRTGLAAVKIAWDMVQEGKISKEEALKRIDGDHLNQLLFPILNPSEKASAISDNRLFSTGLPAGPGAATGQVVFTADDAVAWHKQGKNVILVRKETSPEDVAGMASAEACITSTGGMTSHAAVVARSWGKCCVVGAGDLAIDYDAKTVTCNGMTVKEGDILAVDGSTGEMIVGEIPTSASPVIAGVVDGDTEAQKTEVFKMFNDIMNWADGVKKLTVRTNADSPRDSKVARALGAQGIGLCRTEHMFFEGDRVWSVRKMILAESEEARKEAIAELLPYQREDFEGIFKEMDGYGCTIRLLDPPLHEFLPGDEAGMKEMAERMNVDISVVKEKIESLHELNPMLGHRGCRLSITYPEICVMQAQAIIEAACNEAKKGTVVKPEIMVPLIGKEEEFQILAKIIRETADAIIAERGVDVSYQVGTMMEIPRATLVADKVSGGDAGAEFFSFGTNDLTQMTFGYSRDDIGSFLPEYLDQKILREDPFQSIDQEGVGYLVERGVTLGRQGRPGLKCGVCGEHGGDPASVKFFHGVGLDYVSCSPYRVPIARLAAAQAVIEEK